One genomic segment of Coffea arabica cultivar ET-39 chromosome 6e, Coffea Arabica ET-39 HiFi, whole genome shotgun sequence includes these proteins:
- the LOC113697035 gene encoding protein EMSY-LIKE 3 isoform X1, with protein MDFQVHDSGGIGRSFIGSAPYQNMNSDMESQIHILEQEAYGAVLRAFKAQSDALTWEKEGLITELRRELRVSDDEHRELLTQVNADGLIHKIREWRKAGGRLSTTQIMPQPVHDQLQSPTISASRKKQKTSQSVPFGTQSQTLHPQSIAATPQQSLVSKWGPTSGTVGRRPQHGQPVLSSPPAIQYQQSNQGPGGRFTNELAERTSDPLIGRKVMTRWPEDSNFYEAVITDYNPIEGRHALVYDIGTPNESLEWVDFKEISPEDIRWIGDDPGISRLNVGSGQGFGGNTPNAGRGRGLSRDQLENDHRPSQNGVVKKIADDIEILHTDTLIQKVEKVVAASHPDLLELEKAKKMLKEHEQALLDVIAKLADACDDTSVDGEHHGLSVGMERGQGHLHGRNNSGANMASEMRSRSSSSYDITRGQMPFDHQQDDDVVVI; from the exons ATGGACTTCCAAGTACACGACAGCGGCG GAATTGGAAGATCTTTTATAGGTTCAGCCCCATACCAGAACATGAACAGTGATATGGAGTCCCAGATCCACATACTTGAGCAAGAAGCATATGGTGCAGTTCTGAGAGCTTTCAAAGCACAGTCTGATGCCCTTACATGG GAGAAGGAAGGTCTGATAACTGAACTGCGGAGAGAACTGAGAGTATCAGATGATGAGCACAGGGAACTACTGACCCAAGTAAATGCTGATGGACTCATTCATAAAATCAGAGAGTGGAGGAAAGCAGGGGGCAGGCTTAGTACCACACAGATCATGCCACAGCCTGTTCATGATCAACTACAGAGTCCAACAATTTCAGCCTCTCGTAAAAAGCAAAAAACATCTCAGTCAGTACCATTTGGCACACAGTCTCAGACGTTACATCCTCAATCAATTGCTGCGACACCACAGCAATCTTTGGTTTCAAAATGGGGACCTACTTCAGGAACTGTTGGCAGAAGACCTCAGCAT GGTCAGCCAGTGTTATCATCTCCTCCAGCAATACAGTATCAGCAAAGCAACCAAGGCCCTGGCGGCCGTTTCACAAATGAGCTTGCTGAGAGAACCTCTGATCCACTAATTGGTAGGAAAGTTATGACGCGATGGCCTGAAGATAGCAACTTCTATGAGGCAGTTATTACAGACTACAATCCAATAGAG GGCCGGCATGCTCTGGTTTATGACATAGGTACACCTAATGAGAGTTTGGAATGGGTTGATTTCAAAGAG ATATCTCCTGAAGATATCCGATGGATAGGTGATGATCCAGGAATATCCCGACTAAATGTTGGTAGTGGACAAGGCTTTGGAGGCAACACTCCAAATGCTGGACGAGGGAGAGGACTTTCAAGGGATCAACTTGAAAATGACCATAGGCCATCACAGAATGGGGTTGTGAAGAAAATTGCTGATGATATTGAAATTCTTCATACAGACACACTAATTCAGAAG GTGGAGAAGGTAGTTGCTGCTAGTCATCCTGATCTTCTTGAGCTTGAAAAGGCTAAGAAAATGCTCAAG GAGCATGAACAAGCGTTGCTTGATGTCATTGCGAAGCTTGCAGATGCATGTGACGATACAAGCG TAGATGGGGAGCATCATGGACTATCAGTGGGCATGGAGCGTGGACAAGGACATTTACATGGTAGAAATAACAGTGGCGCCAACATGGCATCTGAGATGAGAAGCAGAAGTAGCAGCAGTTATGACATTACTAGGGGCCAGATGCCGTTTGATCACCAGCAAGATGATGATGTTGTTGTTATTTAA
- the LOC113697035 gene encoding protein EMSY-LIKE 3 isoform X4 gives MDFQVHDSGGIGRSFIGSAPYQNMNSDMESQIHILEQEAYGAVLRAFKAQSDALTWEKEGLITELRRELRVSDDEHRELLTQVNADGLIHKIREWRKAGGRLSTTQIMPQPVHDQLQSPTISASRKKQKTSQSVPFGTQSQTLHPQSIAATPQQSLVSKWGPTSGTVGRRPQHGQPVLSSPPAIQYQQSNQGPGGRFTNELAERTSDPLIGRKVMTRWPEDSNFYEAVITDYNPIEGRHALVYDIGTPNESLEWVDFKEISPEDIRWIGDDPGISRLNVGSGQGFGGNTPNAGRGRGLSRDQLENDHRPSQNGVVKKIADDIEILHTDTLIQKVEKVVAASHPDLLELEKAKKMLKMGSIMDYQWAWSVDKDIYMVEITVAPTWHLR, from the exons ATGGACTTCCAAGTACACGACAGCGGCG GAATTGGAAGATCTTTTATAGGTTCAGCCCCATACCAGAACATGAACAGTGATATGGAGTCCCAGATCCACATACTTGAGCAAGAAGCATATGGTGCAGTTCTGAGAGCTTTCAAAGCACAGTCTGATGCCCTTACATGG GAGAAGGAAGGTCTGATAACTGAACTGCGGAGAGAACTGAGAGTATCAGATGATGAGCACAGGGAACTACTGACCCAAGTAAATGCTGATGGACTCATTCATAAAATCAGAGAGTGGAGGAAAGCAGGGGGCAGGCTTAGTACCACACAGATCATGCCACAGCCTGTTCATGATCAACTACAGAGTCCAACAATTTCAGCCTCTCGTAAAAAGCAAAAAACATCTCAGTCAGTACCATTTGGCACACAGTCTCAGACGTTACATCCTCAATCAATTGCTGCGACACCACAGCAATCTTTGGTTTCAAAATGGGGACCTACTTCAGGAACTGTTGGCAGAAGACCTCAGCAT GGTCAGCCAGTGTTATCATCTCCTCCAGCAATACAGTATCAGCAAAGCAACCAAGGCCCTGGCGGCCGTTTCACAAATGAGCTTGCTGAGAGAACCTCTGATCCACTAATTGGTAGGAAAGTTATGACGCGATGGCCTGAAGATAGCAACTTCTATGAGGCAGTTATTACAGACTACAATCCAATAGAG GGCCGGCATGCTCTGGTTTATGACATAGGTACACCTAATGAGAGTTTGGAATGGGTTGATTTCAAAGAG ATATCTCCTGAAGATATCCGATGGATAGGTGATGATCCAGGAATATCCCGACTAAATGTTGGTAGTGGACAAGGCTTTGGAGGCAACACTCCAAATGCTGGACGAGGGAGAGGACTTTCAAGGGATCAACTTGAAAATGACCATAGGCCATCACAGAATGGGGTTGTGAAGAAAATTGCTGATGATATTGAAATTCTTCATACAGACACACTAATTCAGAAG GTGGAGAAGGTAGTTGCTGCTAGTCATCCTGATCTTCTTGAGCTTGAAAAGGCTAAGAAAATGCTCAAG ATGGGGAGCATCATGGACTATCAGTGGGCATGGAGCGTGGACAAGGACATTTACATGGTAGAAATAACAGTGGCGCCAACATGGCATCTGAGATGA
- the LOC113697035 gene encoding protein EMSY-LIKE 3 isoform X3: MDFQVHDSGGIGRSFIGSAPYQNMNSDMESQIHILEQEAYGAVLRAFKAQSDALTWEKEGLITELRRELRVSDDEHRELLTQVNADGLIHKIREWRKAGGRLSTTQIMPQPVHDQLQSPTISASRKKQKTSQSVPFGTQSQTLHPQSIAATPQQSLVSKWGPTSGTVGRRPQHPVLSSPPAIQYQQSNQGPGGRFTNELAERTSDPLIGRKVMTRWPEDSNFYEAVITDYNPIEGRHALVYDIGTPNESLEWVDFKEISPEDIRWIGDDPGISRLNVGSGQGFGGNTPNAGRGRGLSRDQLENDHRPSQNGVVKKIADDIEILHTDTLIQKVEKVVAASHPDLLELEKAKKMLKEHEQALLDVIAKLADACDDTSVDGEHHGLSVGMERGQGHLHGRNNSGANMASEMRSRSSSSYDITRGQMPFDHQQDDDVVVI; this comes from the exons ATGGACTTCCAAGTACACGACAGCGGCG GAATTGGAAGATCTTTTATAGGTTCAGCCCCATACCAGAACATGAACAGTGATATGGAGTCCCAGATCCACATACTTGAGCAAGAAGCATATGGTGCAGTTCTGAGAGCTTTCAAAGCACAGTCTGATGCCCTTACATGG GAGAAGGAAGGTCTGATAACTGAACTGCGGAGAGAACTGAGAGTATCAGATGATGAGCACAGGGAACTACTGACCCAAGTAAATGCTGATGGACTCATTCATAAAATCAGAGAGTGGAGGAAAGCAGGGGGCAGGCTTAGTACCACACAGATCATGCCACAGCCTGTTCATGATCAACTACAGAGTCCAACAATTTCAGCCTCTCGTAAAAAGCAAAAAACATCTCAGTCAGTACCATTTGGCACACAGTCTCAGACGTTACATCCTCAATCAATTGCTGCGACACCACAGCAATCTTTGGTTTCAAAATGGGGACCTACTTCAGGAACTGTTGGCAGAAGACCTCAGCAT CCAGTGTTATCATCTCCTCCAGCAATACAGTATCAGCAAAGCAACCAAGGCCCTGGCGGCCGTTTCACAAATGAGCTTGCTGAGAGAACCTCTGATCCACTAATTGGTAGGAAAGTTATGACGCGATGGCCTGAAGATAGCAACTTCTATGAGGCAGTTATTACAGACTACAATCCAATAGAG GGCCGGCATGCTCTGGTTTATGACATAGGTACACCTAATGAGAGTTTGGAATGGGTTGATTTCAAAGAG ATATCTCCTGAAGATATCCGATGGATAGGTGATGATCCAGGAATATCCCGACTAAATGTTGGTAGTGGACAAGGCTTTGGAGGCAACACTCCAAATGCTGGACGAGGGAGAGGACTTTCAAGGGATCAACTTGAAAATGACCATAGGCCATCACAGAATGGGGTTGTGAAGAAAATTGCTGATGATATTGAAATTCTTCATACAGACACACTAATTCAGAAG GTGGAGAAGGTAGTTGCTGCTAGTCATCCTGATCTTCTTGAGCTTGAAAAGGCTAAGAAAATGCTCAAG GAGCATGAACAAGCGTTGCTTGATGTCATTGCGAAGCTTGCAGATGCATGTGACGATACAAGCG TAGATGGGGAGCATCATGGACTATCAGTGGGCATGGAGCGTGGACAAGGACATTTACATGGTAGAAATAACAGTGGCGCCAACATGGCATCTGAGATGAGAAGCAGAAGTAGCAGCAGTTATGACATTACTAGGGGCCAGATGCCGTTTGATCACCAGCAAGATGATGATGTTGTTGTTATTTAA
- the LOC113697035 gene encoding protein EMSY-LIKE 3 isoform X2 → MDFQVHDSGGIGRSFIGSAPYQNMNSDMESQIHILEQEAYGAVLRAFKAQSDALTWEKEGLITELRRELRVSDDEHRELLTQVNADGLIHKIREWRKAGGRLSTTQIMPQPVHDQLQSPTISASRKKQKTSQSVPFGTQSQTLHPQSIAATPQQSLVSKWGPTSGTVGRRPQHGQPVLSSPPAIQYQQSNQGPGGRFTNELAERTSDPLIGRKVMTRWPEDSNFYEAVITDYNPIEGRHALVYDIGTPNESLEWVDFKEISPEDIRWIGDDPGISRLNVGSGQGFGGNTPNAGRGRGLSRDQLENDHRPSQNGVVKKIADDIEILHTDTLIQKVEKVVAASHPDLLELEKAKKMLKEHEQALLDVIAKLADACDDTSDGEHHGLSVGMERGQGHLHGRNNSGANMASEMRSRSSSSYDITRGQMPFDHQQDDDVVVI, encoded by the exons ATGGACTTCCAAGTACACGACAGCGGCG GAATTGGAAGATCTTTTATAGGTTCAGCCCCATACCAGAACATGAACAGTGATATGGAGTCCCAGATCCACATACTTGAGCAAGAAGCATATGGTGCAGTTCTGAGAGCTTTCAAAGCACAGTCTGATGCCCTTACATGG GAGAAGGAAGGTCTGATAACTGAACTGCGGAGAGAACTGAGAGTATCAGATGATGAGCACAGGGAACTACTGACCCAAGTAAATGCTGATGGACTCATTCATAAAATCAGAGAGTGGAGGAAAGCAGGGGGCAGGCTTAGTACCACACAGATCATGCCACAGCCTGTTCATGATCAACTACAGAGTCCAACAATTTCAGCCTCTCGTAAAAAGCAAAAAACATCTCAGTCAGTACCATTTGGCACACAGTCTCAGACGTTACATCCTCAATCAATTGCTGCGACACCACAGCAATCTTTGGTTTCAAAATGGGGACCTACTTCAGGAACTGTTGGCAGAAGACCTCAGCAT GGTCAGCCAGTGTTATCATCTCCTCCAGCAATACAGTATCAGCAAAGCAACCAAGGCCCTGGCGGCCGTTTCACAAATGAGCTTGCTGAGAGAACCTCTGATCCACTAATTGGTAGGAAAGTTATGACGCGATGGCCTGAAGATAGCAACTTCTATGAGGCAGTTATTACAGACTACAATCCAATAGAG GGCCGGCATGCTCTGGTTTATGACATAGGTACACCTAATGAGAGTTTGGAATGGGTTGATTTCAAAGAG ATATCTCCTGAAGATATCCGATGGATAGGTGATGATCCAGGAATATCCCGACTAAATGTTGGTAGTGGACAAGGCTTTGGAGGCAACACTCCAAATGCTGGACGAGGGAGAGGACTTTCAAGGGATCAACTTGAAAATGACCATAGGCCATCACAGAATGGGGTTGTGAAGAAAATTGCTGATGATATTGAAATTCTTCATACAGACACACTAATTCAGAAG GTGGAGAAGGTAGTTGCTGCTAGTCATCCTGATCTTCTTGAGCTTGAAAAGGCTAAGAAAATGCTCAAG GAGCATGAACAAGCGTTGCTTGATGTCATTGCGAAGCTTGCAGATGCATGTGACGATACAAGCG ATGGGGAGCATCATGGACTATCAGTGGGCATGGAGCGTGGACAAGGACATTTACATGGTAGAAATAACAGTGGCGCCAACATGGCATCTGAGATGAGAAGCAGAAGTAGCAGCAGTTATGACATTACTAGGGGCCAGATGCCGTTTGATCACCAGCAAGATGATGATGTTGTTGTTATTTAA
- the LOC113697037 gene encoding uncharacterized protein: MSGSASSTEFCTIEASDGVKLDARIFKPNAGDGEGDLVFVLVHPYSILGGCQGLMKGMARGLANRGFTAVTFDMRGAGRSTGRPSITGFSEVNDVVSVCQWATRNLNANRILLVGSSAGAAIAGSAVDQIKEVIGFVSLGYPFGLTASILFGRHHKFILQSSKPKLFVMGTKDGFTSVKQLENKLRTAAGRTETHLIKGVSHFQMEGPDFDAQMVNLIAEFIVSL; encoded by the exons ATGAGTGGTAGTGCCAGCAGCACAGAGTTTTGTACAATTGAGGCCAGCGACGGCGTCAAGCTCGACGCCCGGATCTTCAAGCCAAATGCGGGAGACGGAGAGGGCGATTTGGTATTTGTACTTGTACACCCCTACTCCATTTTGGGAGGTTGCCAAGGCCTCATGAAGGGCATGGCCCGTGGGCTGGCCAATCGTGGCTTCACAGCTGTCACCTTCGACATGAGGGGTGCCGGCAGATCCACCGGTCGTCCATCCATCACCGGATTCTCCGAAGTTAACGACGTCGTTTCCGTCTGCCAATGGGCCACCCGGAATCTCAATGCTAACCGTATTCTCCTCGTTGGTTCTTCAGCTG GTGCAGCAATTGCTGGCTCTGCAGTAGATCAAATAAAGGAAGTCATTGGCTTTGTGAGCTTGGGATACCCTTTTGGTTTAACTGCTTCAATCCTGTTTGGAAGACACCACAAATTTATACTACAATCCTCAAAACCAAAACTTTTTGTAATGGGTACGAAAGACGGTTTCACCAGTGTAAAACAACTGGAGAATAAGTTGAGAACTGCTGCAGGGCGAACCGAAACCcatctaattaaaggtgttagTCACTTTCAAATGGAGGGTCCTGATTTTGATGCTCAGATGGTGAATCTGATAGCTGAATTTATTGTGTCACTCTGA